From the Vibrio vulnificus CMCP6 genome, one window contains:
- a CDS encoding bifunctional diguanylate cyclase/phosphodiesterase produces MAGMKKNIWLLYWVLVVVTMGLFILFGHNFYHSNLQKYQDKQLLQLELFAASVDSLFKSQESLLEVVGHQLVEQSDFTRTAAMQIRPLLDNLMRIHPIIAGFGLANPNGDFIAVSSNVDLARAENLIANPATKIGFIEALNSNRMVLGHTYYFDAIDSLVIPIRKSIRNQRGEVEAVMTAGLKVESTLVFRNNIHANPYNIVSLIREDLYRTFVSADASLVNRYDAPIDDHRYKEVIAAAASQLSLSEPELKASQKAVTVTTNGPQVSYLMTVKYLSDYKVWAVSATEMHFIRQQFYSQLGFYLLIFTILQLAFYGLVRSIANNEQQTIERLNKQATHDTLTGLPNRLYLRNNVNSWLKNKTSPFSLLFIDMDNFKSVNDTHGHDFGDQVLKQITQRLGSFNNDQRLLVREASDEFILLVKESDPALLKSLATTMIAKMAEPYVINDVQFLLSCSVGIAVYPTHGNDLDALLRAADISMYRAKQERNSFNIFTTEMQEQHLYKTKVEQRLRFAIEQQKLFMVYQPQVDMDGKLHGVEALVRWQDEELGFVPPDLFIPVAESSGLMVKLGKFIIERSVSDIASYVLPQRQDLNLSINISVKQFIQQDFAEHLLTTIDTARLDRKRITLEITENLFIEDLEQFKPICNEMNQQGLKISLDDFGTGYSSLSMLKDLPIDELKIDKSFVDNIENDAKSFNMVKNIIAIGKNFGMAVLAEGVETELQANKLAECGCDLLQGYYYAKPLNVEQLQSYLDEQTEK; encoded by the coding sequence ATGGCTGGAATGAAGAAAAATATTTGGCTGCTATATTGGGTCCTCGTGGTGGTTACCATGGGGCTTTTTATCCTTTTTGGCCATAATTTCTATCATTCCAACCTACAGAAATACCAAGATAAGCAACTGCTGCAACTTGAACTTTTTGCGGCTTCCGTCGACTCACTGTTCAAAAGCCAAGAGTCCCTACTCGAAGTGGTTGGGCATCAATTAGTCGAGCAAAGCGATTTCACTCGGACGGCAGCCATGCAGATACGGCCGCTACTCGATAACTTGATGCGTATTCATCCTATTATTGCTGGTTTTGGCCTTGCTAATCCTAATGGTGACTTTATCGCGGTCAGCAGCAATGTCGATTTAGCGCGAGCAGAAAACTTAATCGCCAACCCCGCGACAAAAATCGGTTTCATCGAAGCGCTCAATTCCAATCGTATGGTATTGGGGCATACCTACTATTTTGATGCCATCGATTCCTTGGTGATTCCCATTCGCAAATCCATTCGCAATCAGCGCGGTGAAGTGGAAGCCGTCATGACCGCGGGACTAAAAGTCGAGTCGACACTGGTTTTTCGCAACAATATTCATGCGAACCCCTACAATATTGTGAGCCTGATACGAGAAGACTTGTACCGCACTTTTGTTTCTGCCGACGCCTCCCTCGTCAATCGTTACGATGCACCCATTGACGATCATCGTTACAAAGAGGTCATCGCCGCGGCGGCTTCTCAGTTATCGCTTTCCGAACCGGAACTCAAAGCTTCTCAAAAAGCCGTCACAGTGACGACAAATGGCCCCCAAGTCTCCTATCTAATGACAGTGAAATACCTGTCGGATTATAAAGTTTGGGCCGTTTCTGCTACTGAAATGCATTTTATTCGTCAACAGTTTTACAGCCAACTCGGCTTCTACCTGCTGATCTTCACTATCTTACAGCTCGCGTTTTACGGCTTAGTGCGCTCGATCGCCAACAACGAACAACAAACCATTGAACGCTTAAACAAACAAGCGACACACGACACCTTAACTGGCCTGCCAAACAGACTCTATTTGCGCAATAACGTAAACAGTTGGCTCAAAAATAAAACGTCGCCTTTTTCACTGCTGTTCATTGATATGGATAACTTTAAAAGTGTCAACGACACTCATGGTCACGATTTTGGTGACCAAGTTCTAAAACAAATCACGCAACGATTAGGTTCATTCAACAACGACCAACGCTTGTTGGTGCGTGAAGCCAGCGATGAATTCATTTTATTGGTAAAAGAGAGCGATCCTGCGTTACTTAAGTCATTAGCGACTACCATGATCGCTAAAATGGCCGAGCCTTATGTGATTAACGACGTTCAGTTCCTATTAAGCTGTAGCGTAGGCATCGCCGTTTATCCCACTCACGGCAATGACCTCGACGCGTTACTTCGCGCCGCCGATATCTCGATGTATCGTGCCAAACAAGAGCGTAACTCGTTCAATATTTTCACCACTGAAATGCAAGAGCAGCATTTATACAAAACGAAAGTTGAACAACGTTTAAGATTTGCGATTGAACAACAAAAGCTCTTTATGGTTTACCAACCTCAGGTTGATATGGATGGCAAGCTGCATGGTGTCGAAGCCTTGGTTCGCTGGCAGGACGAAGAGCTCGGTTTTGTCCCACCCGATCTGTTTATTCCTGTCGCCGAAAGCTCAGGACTCATGGTTAAACTGGGTAAATTCATCATTGAACGCAGTGTCAGTGATATTGCGAGCTATGTGCTGCCACAACGTCAAGACTTGAATCTCTCAATCAACATCTCTGTAAAACAGTTTATTCAGCAGGATTTTGCTGAGCACCTTCTCACCACCATCGACACGGCAAGACTCGATAGAAAGCGCATTACTCTCGAAATTACGGAAAACTTGTTTATTGAAGATCTTGAGCAGTTCAAACCCATTTGTAATGAAATGAACCAACAAGGGCTCAAAATCTCTCTGGATGATTTTGGTACCGGCTATTCCTCGTTGAGCATGCTAAAAGATCTGCCCATTGACGAGCTGAAGATCGACAAGAGCTTTGTCGACAACATCGAGAATGACGCAAAGTCTTTCAACATGGTCAAAAACATCATCGCTATCGGGAAAAACTTTGGCATGGCAGTGTTGGCCGAAGGGGTAGAAACGGAGTTGCAAGCGAACAAACTGGCGGAATGTGGTTGCGACTTGTTGCAAGGCTACTACTACGCGAAACCGCTCAATGTCGAGCAACTGCAAAGCTATCTGGACGAACAGACGGAAAAATAG
- a CDS encoding glycoside hydrolase family 18 protein, translated as MKKTLITAALFSAFAGSAVAQEKVVAGYFADWQYANASNPYTVKDIPAEKLTHVIYAFLSMCGPHTGASETVQKLVAKQCEGKEPFSAIVVDTEAALEKDFGKVSVKVPFKGHFAQLAELKKQHPDLKILPSFGGWTMSEPFHAMAKDPKAMAQFSKTAVELIKQYDFFDGIDLDWEYPGGGGLTTSPWNPATKLSDEQKAAERDAFTYLVKTLRADLDALEKKTNREYELSTAVGVGAKAAQIDWKAAQPYLTNMFAMTYDFLGGWGQQTGHTTNLHATERSWWGMGADVFINQMIELGIPSEKLVIGAAFYGRGWQGTKDYDGQAPKGDLLSEQGAQFGTGENGYFMFWDLVKNYGEKQGYQYNYDEQSQAPYLWNPEKKVFISFEDQRSIKAKAQWAKQSNLGGIFTWELSGDPSGKLVDTMHAEMTSK; from the coding sequence ATGAAAAAAACATTGATTACCGCTGCTTTGTTCAGCGCGTTTGCTGGTAGCGCTGTTGCGCAAGAAAAAGTGGTTGCGGGTTACTTTGCCGATTGGCAATACGCGAATGCTTCAAATCCTTACACGGTGAAAGATATTCCTGCAGAAAAGCTGACTCATGTTATCTACGCCTTTTTAAGCATGTGTGGTCCTCACACTGGAGCATCAGAGACAGTACAAAAGTTGGTAGCCAAACAGTGCGAAGGCAAAGAGCCATTCAGTGCGATTGTCGTTGATACCGAAGCCGCCCTAGAAAAAGACTTCGGCAAGGTATCGGTGAAGGTGCCATTCAAAGGCCATTTTGCCCAGCTTGCGGAACTGAAGAAACAGCACCCAGATCTTAAAATCCTTCCTTCTTTTGGTGGCTGGACCATGTCTGAGCCGTTTCATGCAATGGCCAAGGATCCCAAAGCAATGGCGCAGTTCTCTAAAACCGCCGTTGAACTTATCAAACAATATGACTTCTTTGACGGCATTGACTTGGACTGGGAATACCCGGGCGGTGGTGGCTTAACCACGTCCCCTTGGAATCCTGCGACGAAACTGTCTGATGAACAGAAAGCGGCAGAGCGTGATGCTTTTACTTACTTAGTCAAAACGTTGCGTGCCGATCTTGATGCGTTAGAAAAGAAAACCAATCGAGAGTATGAACTGTCAACAGCGGTTGGTGTGGGCGCGAAAGCGGCACAAATCGATTGGAAAGCCGCACAGCCCTATCTCACCAACATGTTTGCGATGACCTATGACTTCCTCGGTGGGTGGGGGCAGCAGACCGGACACACCACCAACTTGCATGCCACAGAACGCAGTTGGTGGGGCATGGGCGCAGATGTTTTCATCAATCAGATGATTGAACTTGGCATTCCAAGTGAAAAGCTCGTGATTGGCGCGGCGTTCTATGGCCGTGGATGGCAGGGAACAAAAGACTATGACGGTCAAGCGCCGAAAGGGGATCTGCTCTCTGAACAAGGGGCGCAATTTGGCACTGGCGAGAATGGCTACTTCATGTTCTGGGATCTGGTGAAGAACTATGGGGAGAAACAAGGCTATCAGTACAACTACGACGAACAGTCTCAAGCACCTTATTTGTGGAACCCAGAGAAAAAAGTCTTTATCTCCTTTGAAGATCAGCGCTCGATTAAAGCGAAAGCACAGTGGGCGAAGCAATCAAATCTAGGAGGCATCTTTACGTGGGAACTCTCTGGTGATCCAAGCGGTAAATTGGTTGATACCATGCATGCTGAAATGACGAGCAAGTAA
- a CDS encoding sugar-binding transcriptional regulator — protein MSSSNQDISIESTDLLTEISVAYYQDGATQEEISKKFSVSRAKVGRMLKQARDEGIVEITVKYHPVFSAKIEQRLIERFGVKRALVALDQPHEEAQRQQVAGLVSNYLTSTLKNGMVVSVGQGRNVSAVAHHVGVITSRDCKFVCGIGGIHPRGGMFNADHICRQLAKKYGGTSETLYAPAYAENREQKMAFMQNATVKQTLDLARKADIALIGIGDMSENSYMVDLGWFTPDEVVQSRLQQGVVGDFAGYDFFDIYGNVANTVMSDRVIGLGIEEFRPISQVIAIAAENSKPLALLGALRTGAIDVIATSVSNALTVLNLDEQMQGKAQ, from the coding sequence ATGAGCAGTTCAAACCAAGATATATCGATTGAAAGCACGGATCTTCTGACTGAGATCTCGGTCGCTTACTATCAGGATGGCGCTACTCAGGAAGAGATTTCAAAGAAGTTTTCGGTTTCTCGCGCCAAAGTGGGCCGAATGCTTAAGCAAGCAAGGGACGAAGGGATCGTCGAAATCACCGTGAAGTATCACCCGGTGTTCAGCGCCAAAATTGAGCAGCGTCTAATTGAACGCTTTGGTGTGAAGCGAGCATTAGTCGCGCTTGACCAACCCCACGAAGAAGCACAGCGCCAGCAAGTGGCCGGTTTGGTCTCGAACTACCTGACGAGCACATTAAAAAATGGCATGGTGGTTTCGGTTGGGCAAGGACGAAATGTCTCTGCGGTTGCGCACCACGTTGGTGTCATTACTTCCCGCGACTGCAAATTTGTCTGTGGGATTGGTGGGATTCACCCTCGCGGCGGTATGTTTAACGCTGACCATATTTGCCGCCAGTTGGCGAAAAAATATGGTGGCACATCAGAAACACTCTATGCGCCTGCGTACGCAGAAAACCGTGAGCAGAAAATGGCATTCATGCAAAACGCGACCGTGAAACAGACTCTCGATCTCGCACGCAAAGCCGACATCGCTCTGATTGGGATTGGTGACATGAGTGAGAACAGCTATATGGTCGATCTTGGGTGGTTTACCCCCGATGAAGTGGTGCAGTCTCGCTTACAGCAAGGTGTTGTGGGGGATTTCGCAGGTTATGACTTTTTTGATATTTATGGCAACGTCGCGAATACCGTGATGAGCGATCGTGTGATTGGTTTAGGTATTGAAGAGTTTAGGCCGATCTCCCAAGTCATCGCCATCGCGGCTGAGAACAGCAAACCCTTGGCACTGCTTGGTGCGCTAAGAACGGGAGCTATTGACGTTATTGCCACGAGCGTGAGTAACGCGCTTACCGTACTGAACCTTGACGAGCAAATGCAAGGTAAAGCGCAATAG
- the tal gene encoding transaldolase translates to MSNKLEQLRKLTTVVADTGEIDAIKKYQPEDATTNPSLILKAAQIAEYAPLIDASIEYAKTQSDDKAQQIQDTCDMLAVNIGKEILKTIPGRISTEVDARLSYDMEGSVAKARQLVKMYNDAGITNDRILIKLASTWEGIRAAEILEKEGINCNLTLLFSFAQARACAEAGVFLISPFVGRIMDWYKAKEGRDFEAQEDPGVLSVTKIYNYYKEYGYKTVVMGASFRNIGEILELAGCDRLTIAPALLAELEAAEGEVVEKLVDSKGAAERPAAMTHAEFLWEHNQDPMAVEKLAEGIRNFAVDQGKLEAMIAAKL, encoded by the coding sequence ATGAGCAACAAGTTAGAGCAACTTCGCAAGCTAACAACTGTCGTAGCAGACACTGGTGAAATTGATGCAATCAAGAAATACCAACCAGAAGATGCAACCACAAACCCTTCTCTGATTCTTAAAGCTGCTCAAATCGCTGAGTATGCACCTCTGATCGATGCTTCTATCGAGTATGCAAAAACTCAAAGCGATGACAAAGCACAGCAGATCCAAGACACTTGCGACATGCTTGCAGTAAACATCGGTAAAGAAATCCTAAAAACAATCCCAGGTCGTATCTCTACAGAAGTGGATGCTCGCCTATCTTACGATATGGAAGGCAGCGTAGCGAAAGCTCGCCAACTAGTGAAAATGTACAACGATGCGGGCATCACTAACGATCGCATTCTGATCAAACTGGCGTCTACTTGGGAAGGTATTCGCGCAGCGGAAATCCTAGAGAAAGAAGGCATCAACTGTAACCTGACTCTTCTATTCTCATTCGCTCAAGCGCGTGCTTGTGCAGAAGCGGGCGTATTCCTGATCTCTCCATTCGTTGGTCGTATCATGGACTGGTACAAGGCGAAAGAAGGCCGTGATTTTGAAGCTCAAGAAGATCCAGGCGTATTGTCTGTCACTAAGATCTACAACTACTACAAAGAGTACGGCTATAAAACCGTCGTTATGGGCGCAAGCTTCCGTAACATCGGTGAGATCCTAGAATTGGCTGGTTGTGACCGTCTGACTATCGCGCCAGCTCTACTTGCAGAGCTAGAAGCGGCTGAAGGTGAAGTGGTTGAGAAACTGGTTGACTCTAAAGGCGCAGCAGAGCGTCCAGCAGCAATGACTCACGCGGAATTCCTATGGGAGCACAACCAAGACCCAATGGCGGTTGAGAAGCTGGCAGAAGGTATCCGTAACTTCGCCGTTGACCAAGGCAAACTAGAAGCGATGATTGCAGCGAAACTGTAA
- the tkt gene encoding transketolase, with the protein MDRKQLANAIRALSMDGVQKANSGHPGAPMGMADIAEVLWRGHLNHNPSNPEWADRDRFVLSNGHGSMLIYSLLHLSGYELSIDDLKNFRQLHSKTPGHPEYGYAPGIETTTGPLGQGITNAVGMAMAEKALAAQFNKEGHDIVDHFTYVFMGDGCLMEGISHEACSLAGTLGLGKLIAFWDDNGISIDGHVEGWFSDDTPKRFEAYGWHVIPAVDGHNAEAINAAIEAAKADPRPTLICTKTIIGFGSPNKSGSHDCHGAPLGAEEIAATRKELGWEHGPFEIPQEVYAEWSAKEAGAAKEAAWNEKFAAYEAAYPELAAEFKRRVNGELPAQWEEKANQIIADLQANPANIASRKASQNALEAFGKMLPEFMGGSADLAPSNLTMWSGSKSLEASDFSGNYIHYGVREFGMTAIMNGIALHGGFVPYGATFLMFMEYARNAMRMAALMKVQNIQVYTHDSIGLGEDGPTHQPVEQIASLRLTPNMSTWRPCDQVESAVAWKLAIERKDGPSALIFSRQNLAQQPRSAEQVADIAKGGYILKDSDGKPELILIATGSEVELAVKAAEQLTAEGKKVRVVSMPATDTFDKQDAAYREAVLPSDVTARIAIEAGIADFWYKYVGFDGRIIGMTTFGESAPADQLFEMFGFTVENVVNTAKELLA; encoded by the coding sequence ATGGATCGTAAACAACTCGCTAATGCAATCCGCGCACTCAGCATGGACGGCGTACAAAAAGCAAACTCAGGCCACCCAGGCGCACCTATGGGTATGGCGGACATCGCTGAAGTTCTTTGGCGCGGCCACCTAAACCACAACCCATCAAACCCTGAATGGGCTGACCGCGACCGTTTCGTACTGTCTAACGGTCACGGCTCTATGCTGATTTACTCGCTACTGCACTTGAGCGGTTACGAGCTATCTATCGACGACCTAAAGAACTTCCGTCAATTGCACTCTAAGACTCCAGGTCACCCAGAGTACGGCTACGCACCGGGCATCGAAACAACAACTGGCCCGCTAGGCCAAGGCATCACCAACGCGGTTGGTATGGCAATGGCTGAGAAAGCGCTCGCAGCGCAATTCAACAAAGAAGGCCACGACATCGTTGACCACTTTACTTACGTGTTCATGGGCGACGGCTGTCTGATGGAAGGTATCTCGCATGAGGCTTGCTCTCTTGCTGGTACACTAGGTCTAGGCAAACTGATCGCATTCTGGGATGACAACGGCATCTCTATCGATGGTCACGTTGAAGGTTGGTTCTCTGACGACACACCTAAGCGTTTCGAAGCTTACGGCTGGCACGTCATCCCAGCAGTGGATGGTCACAATGCGGAAGCGATCAACGCAGCAATTGAAGCCGCTAAAGCAGATCCTCGCCCAACTCTAATCTGTACTAAGACTATCATCGGTTTTGGTTCACCAAACAAATCGGGTTCACACGACTGTCACGGTGCACCACTAGGCGCTGAAGAAATTGCAGCGACACGTAAAGAACTAGGTTGGGAGCACGGTCCTTTTGAAATTCCGCAAGAAGTGTACGCAGAATGGTCAGCGAAGGAAGCAGGCGCAGCTAAGGAAGCAGCGTGGAACGAGAAATTTGCAGCTTATGAAGCAGCATATCCAGAGCTTGCAGCAGAGTTCAAACGCCGCGTAAATGGCGAACTGCCAGCGCAGTGGGAAGAGAAAGCAAACCAAATCATTGCCGATCTTCAAGCAAACCCAGCGAACATCGCATCACGTAAAGCATCGCAAAACGCGCTAGAAGCGTTTGGTAAAATGCTACCAGAATTCATGGGCGGCTCTGCTGACCTAGCGCCTTCTAACCTCACCATGTGGTCGGGTTCAAAGTCACTAGAAGCAAGCGACTTCTCTGGTAACTACATCCACTACGGTGTGCGTGAATTCGGTATGACTGCGATCATGAACGGTATCGCGCTGCACGGTGGTTTCGTACCTTACGGCGCAACCTTCCTAATGTTCATGGAATACGCACGTAACGCAATGCGTATGGCGGCTCTGATGAAAGTGCAAAACATCCAAGTGTACACGCACGATTCTATCGGTCTTGGCGAAGATGGCCCAACTCACCAACCCGTTGAGCAAATCGCATCGCTACGTCTAACGCCAAACATGAGCACATGGCGTCCATGTGACCAAGTTGAGTCTGCGGTAGCTTGGAAACTAGCAATTGAACGTAAAGATGGTCCATCGGCACTGATTTTCTCTCGTCAAAACCTAGCACAACAACCACGCAGCGCTGAGCAAGTGGCAGACATCGCCAAAGGTGGTTACATCCTGAAAGACAGCGATGGTAAGCCTGAGCTCATCCTAATCGCGACGGGTTCAGAAGTTGAGCTAGCGGTGAAAGCGGCTGAGCAACTAACAGCTGAAGGTAAGAAAGTACGCGTGGTTTCAATGCCAGCTACTGATACTTTCGACAAGCAAGACGCGGCTTACCGTGAAGCAGTACTGCCATCAGACGTAACGGCACGTATCGCTATCGAAGCGGGCATTGCGGACTTCTGGTACAAGTACGTTGGCTTCGACGGTCGCATCATCGGCATGACTACCTTCGGTGAATCTGCACCAGCAGATCAACTGTTCGAAATGTTCGGTTTTACGGTAGAAAATGTGGTGAACACAGCGAAAGAACTTCTCGCGTAA
- a CDS encoding methylamine utilization protein, producing MNKRTIHLLWLSLVSLPGFAEDLTVRVFTQQGEPLENAVVFLKSDALLQSLQPMPVAELSQNHRTFTPNVLVITKGSAVEFPNRDRVRHHVYSFSNAKTFELKLYSGRPEKPVVFDKAGVVEIGCNIHDSMLAWILVSDTPLFATTDNQGEVHFTQQQADTYQIEVWHSALPFGSPLVTQGTRLTANNAAVEIVMPALGGNL from the coding sequence GTGAACAAACGAACTATTCACTTATTGTGGTTGTCTCTAGTTTCCTTGCCCGGCTTCGCCGAGGATTTGACAGTACGGGTATTCACTCAGCAAGGGGAACCTCTTGAAAACGCGGTCGTGTTTCTCAAGTCAGACGCGCTTCTTCAGTCTCTCCAGCCGATGCCAGTAGCCGAATTAAGCCAGAACCACCGAACTTTTACCCCGAATGTACTGGTGATCACCAAAGGCAGTGCCGTTGAGTTTCCTAATCGTGATAGAGTTCGGCACCACGTTTACTCGTTCTCAAATGCAAAAACATTTGAACTCAAACTCTATTCAGGTCGGCCAGAAAAACCTGTCGTGTTTGATAAGGCGGGAGTTGTCGAGATTGGCTGCAATATTCACGATAGCATGCTGGCATGGATTTTAGTCTCCGACACACCACTCTTTGCCACAACAGACAATCAAGGCGAAGTACACTTCACTCAGCAACAAGCCGATACGTATCAGATTGAAGTGTGGCATTCTGCGTTACCCTTTGGCTCTCCCCTCGTCACTCAAGGCACACGCTTAACGGCAAACAATGCTGCTGTCGAAATAGTGATGCCCGCGTTAGGAGGGAATCTGTGA
- a CDS encoding putative bifunctional diguanylate cyclase/phosphodiesterase: protein MNSLFGHYLRTSLSRRFITFVLAFLISIQFVSYALVQVTVDAHIREEIRETLEVSKRVWDQLLIQASFRLQENADLLASDFGFRTAVATQDQQTITSALQNNAARVDASIAVLIDHQWALQALSEDDISEASRKELVTAIKQFSTARPYHLMIYKGKPTQFVLAPIRAPRIIGYVLFGFEITHQRISLASQLAGVDIALLSSLSDSSNIYVVSNEAQIKAYFSSLAELRPTASSTMQDRAIADRVFVTETLTEKLPNQHWIYVVFLESLDAASLRFDKLASQYLWVSGLAIVLFTLAVLALSHRVIRPLITLTKATEALADGNYTATIEGTQRPDEIGQLTRGFDQMRERLQEQKQTITQLAYFDTLTHLPNREHFRQHLKQELAHPSLKSISVITINLDRFKHINDVLGYHVGDAVLQEMAQRLTLTSESLTLFAARISGDEFVGEIKTGSDELADSVTRIKQRLDIPFYVNDTPIDISVSIGVATWPSDGGDVDSLLNASQIAMYSAKRKKEQVVFYDSALVTAIPENLSLLSELRRALLQNELRVYLQPKVMATTKVVSSAEALIRWQHPERGLLAPFFFVPFAEQTGYVRELTRWMIQQVIQHWRELQPLSGQLTISVNLSTWDLINPQLLDDLQHWLSEYHVPASGLCLEITESAIMEDPETSELTLLQLSQMGFHLSIDDFGTGYSSLGYLQRLPVNELKVDKSFVLNMLENPNDKVIVSSTIHLAHSLGLQVVAEGVESYDLFTSLRELGCDEIQGYCVSKPIALEEFIAWREEWMQSNPYTVENMQKKG, encoded by the coding sequence GTGAATTCGCTATTTGGTCACTACCTACGCACCAGCCTTTCCCGTCGGTTTATCACGTTCGTTCTTGCCTTTCTCATTTCAATTCAATTTGTTAGTTACGCATTGGTGCAAGTGACGGTAGATGCCCACATTCGCGAAGAGATACGAGAAACACTCGAAGTTTCGAAGCGAGTATGGGATCAGTTATTGATTCAAGCCAGTTTCCGTTTACAAGAAAACGCCGACCTACTGGCGTCTGATTTTGGCTTTCGCACTGCGGTAGCCACCCAAGATCAACAGACCATTACCTCAGCACTGCAAAATAACGCCGCCAGAGTGGATGCCTCTATTGCTGTGCTTATCGATCATCAATGGGCGTTGCAGGCGCTGTCTGAAGACGACATTTCCGAAGCCTCACGCAAAGAGCTCGTCACCGCGATTAAACAGTTTTCTACCGCTAGGCCATACCATCTCATGATCTACAAAGGTAAGCCGACCCAGTTTGTCCTCGCGCCAATCAGAGCACCGCGCATTATTGGCTATGTGCTGTTTGGTTTTGAGATCACCCATCAGCGTATCAGCCTTGCAAGCCAATTGGCTGGCGTCGACATTGCGCTACTTTCATCCCTCAGTGATTCATCAAACATTTACGTGGTATCAAACGAAGCGCAAATCAAAGCCTACTTCTCTTCCTTAGCCGAACTTCGCCCCACCGCGAGTTCAACTATGCAGGATCGAGCCATCGCCGACAGAGTCTTCGTTACCGAAACTCTGACGGAAAAGCTGCCGAATCAGCATTGGATTTACGTTGTTTTCCTTGAATCTTTGGATGCAGCAAGCCTTCGCTTTGACAAGCTGGCGTCTCAATATTTATGGGTATCTGGATTGGCGATTGTGCTCTTTACTCTTGCCGTTCTTGCCTTATCTCATCGCGTTATCCGCCCTTTAATCACACTCACCAAAGCAACCGAAGCGCTGGCCGACGGTAACTACACAGCAACGATTGAAGGTACACAGCGTCCTGATGAAATTGGTCAACTGACTCGGGGATTTGATCAAATGCGCGAACGCCTTCAGGAGCAAAAACAGACCATCACTCAACTCGCTTACTTCGATACTTTGACGCATCTTCCGAACCGGGAACACTTCCGACAACACTTGAAACAAGAGCTGGCCCATCCATCGCTCAAGTCAATTTCGGTCATCACCATCAACCTAGACCGCTTTAAGCACATCAACGATGTATTGGGTTACCATGTGGGCGATGCGGTGTTACAAGAGATGGCGCAAAGACTCACGTTAACCTCGGAAAGCCTTACTCTTTTTGCCGCTCGAATCAGTGGTGACGAGTTTGTGGGTGAAATAAAAACCGGCAGTGATGAGCTGGCTGACAGTGTTACAAGGATCAAACAACGTCTTGATATCCCTTTCTATGTCAACGATACCCCAATTGATATCAGTGTCTCTATCGGAGTCGCCACTTGGCCAAGCGATGGCGGGGACGTTGATAGCTTACTTAACGCATCACAGATCGCCATGTACAGCGCCAAGCGCAAAAAAGAACAGGTTGTTTTCTACGACAGCGCCTTAGTCACCGCCATTCCCGAGAATCTGTCTCTGTTGTCAGAGTTGAGGCGGGCGTTATTACAAAATGAGTTACGCGTCTATCTTCAACCCAAAGTCATGGCCACGACCAAAGTGGTGTCGTCGGCAGAGGCGCTGATTCGCTGGCAACATCCTGAAAGAGGCCTGCTTGCCCCCTTCTTCTTTGTCCCTTTTGCTGAACAAACGGGTTATGTAAGGGAACTGACACGCTGGATGATCCAACAAGTGATTCAGCATTGGCGCGAGTTACAGCCACTCTCCGGTCAACTGACTATTTCGGTCAATCTCTCGACATGGGATTTGATTAACCCACAGCTTCTCGATGATTTACAACACTGGCTCAGCGAATACCATGTCCCTGCCAGTGGCCTCTGTTTAGAAATCACAGAAAGCGCCATCATGGAGGATCCAGAAACATCAGAACTGACCTTGCTGCAGCTGTCTCAAATGGGCTTTCATCTCTCTATCGATGACTTTGGTACCGGCTATTCTTCCCTTGGCTATCTACAGCGGCTACCCGTCAATGAATTGAAAGTCGACAAATCGTTTGTTCTAAACATGTTGGAAAATCCAAACGATAAGGTGATCGTGAGTTCCACCATCCACCTTGCACACAGTCTAGGGTTACAGGTGGTGGCAGAAGGCGTCGAATCCTACGACCTATTTACATCACTTAGAGAGCTAGGCTGTGATGAAATACAAGGCTATTGTGTAAGCAAACCAATAGCCTTGGAAGAATTTATTGCATGGCGAGAAGAGTGGATGCAATCGAACCCATACACGGTGGAGAATATGCAGAAAAAAGGTTAG